A DNA window from Nitrospira sp. contains the following coding sequences:
- a CDS encoding Beta-lactamase domain-containing protein (MaGe:77308792): MDSTLAQTASDTDFSFSVERQDGRRYTYTRGGSTLLTSYESASTSKLVSAVIILRLVEKGYLRLTDKPQQHITTWPITSTDPLFTMTLDQLLSFTSGLTTEPPCQDFGESSFETCVNSIATTNAGNGITPGQQFYYASTHLQVAGLMAIKARGVATWQDIFTEFQTQTGLFPTSTYDLPSAMNPRLAGGMHWTGEEYMAFLKALTIGSLLNTTSMGQLLADHTASVVIAYSPALANIGEDWHYGLGLWHECQSPTFNCTVGMRVSSPGAYGAYPFWDRSHGYFGLIARQGALGTFPKGATIERSVRPDVEQWLACL, encoded by the coding sequence ATGGATAGCACGCTGGCGCAGACCGCCTCAGACACGGACTTCTCTTTCTCGGTCGAGCGGCAAGATGGCCGCCGCTACACCTATACTCGCGGCGGCTCCACGCTGCTCACCTCTTATGAATCCGCCTCAACCTCCAAACTGGTTTCAGCGGTCATCATTCTTCGTCTCGTGGAGAAAGGGTATCTGCGTCTGACAGACAAACCGCAGCAGCACATCACAACGTGGCCTATCACGAGCACCGATCCGCTCTTCACTATGACACTCGACCAGTTGCTGAGCTTCACCTCCGGACTGACAACCGAGCCGCCTTGCCAGGACTTCGGAGAATCGAGCTTTGAAACCTGCGTGAACAGCATTGCGACGACCAATGCCGGGAACGGCATAACCCCAGGACAGCAGTTCTACTATGCCAGCACTCACTTGCAAGTAGCGGGACTCATGGCAATCAAGGCGCGGGGCGTTGCCACCTGGCAGGACATCTTCACTGAATTTCAAACGCAGACCGGCCTCTTCCCCACATCGACCTATGACCTGCCCTCTGCCATGAATCCCCGCCTGGCCGGTGGCATGCACTGGACCGGCGAAGAATACATGGCCTTTCTCAAGGCGCTTACAATCGGTTCGCTGCTGAATACCACGTCGATGGGCCAGCTGTTGGCGGATCACACCGCCTCCGTCGTGATCGCCTATTCGCCGGCCCTGGCCAACATAGGCGAAGACTGGCACTATGGGCTCGGCCTCTGGCACGAATGTCAGAGTCCCACATTCAACTGCACGGTCGGCATGAGAGTCTCTAGCCCAGGCGCCTACGGGGCCTATCCGTTCTGGGATCGCAGCCACGGCTACTTCGGTCTCATCGCCCGCCAAGGCGCGCTCGGGACCTTTCCCAAGGGCGCCACCATCGAACGATCAGTCAGACCCGACGTCGAGCAGTGGCTGGCCTGCCTGTAA
- a CDS encoding AEC family transporter (MaGe:77308793), which yields MPPALQAFLILFVVGAGLRLSGLLGKPHAERLGQFVFSVTLPATILLSLDRITFAPTAWKLPLAACLVSLTLVLAAWPLAKRLHLSRQTQGGFLLAVGCINSVYFAYPVTLATFGDDGLAQAILFDLGQTALTLTLLYALAVWHGTATPSAHSALRRLLVSPPFWAFTFILALKTAGLHLPSWLHTALTPVHLMTTPLASLVLGLSISFAAVQRTWRLTCLGVAMRMLGGLLLGWLAAWLLDLSGLERAVVLLIAAMPSAVTAVIFATETGLDEDLVASIVALSICLGVALLPWLPSLAAALLG from the coding sequence ATGCCGCCAGCTCTTCAAGCCTTCTTGATTCTGTTCGTCGTCGGCGCCGGGCTCCGCCTATCCGGCCTGCTCGGAAAGCCTCATGCAGAGAGGCTGGGACAATTTGTCTTTTCCGTTACCCTGCCGGCGACGATTCTCCTGTCGTTAGATCGCATCACCTTTGCTCCGACAGCCTGGAAGCTGCCGCTAGCGGCCTGCCTCGTCTCGCTCACGCTAGTGCTCGCCGCTTGGCCGCTCGCGAAGCGGCTGCATCTCTCTCGCCAGACCCAGGGCGGATTCCTCCTCGCCGTCGGCTGTATCAATTCGGTGTACTTCGCCTATCCCGTCACACTGGCGACGTTCGGCGACGACGGCCTCGCCCAGGCGATCCTCTTCGACCTCGGCCAAACGGCACTCACCCTCACCCTGCTCTATGCGCTGGCCGTCTGGCATGGCACCGCCACCCCGTCGGCGCACTCGGCGCTCAGACGATTGCTCGTCTCGCCTCCCTTCTGGGCCTTCACTTTCATACTGGCCCTCAAGACAGCCGGGCTTCACTTGCCTTCCTGGCTCCATACCGCCTTGACACCGGTGCATCTCATGACGACGCCGCTGGCGAGTCTCGTGCTCGGCCTCTCGATCAGCTTCGCGGCGGTGCAGCGGACATGGCGGCTCACCTGCCTGGGTGTAGCGATGCGAATGCTCGGTGGCTTGTTGCTGGGATGGCTCGCGGCCTGGCTGCTGGATCTGTCAGGACTGGAACGGGCTGTGGTATTACTGATTGCCGCGATGCCGTCGGCGGTGACCGCCGTGATTTTCGCAACGGAAACCGGATTAGACGAAGACCTCGTTGCCTCGATTGTGGCGCTCTCGATCTGCCTTGGCGTCGCCCTGCTCCCCTGGCTCCCATCCCTCGCCGCAGCGCTGTTGGGATAG
- a CDS encoding Sigma-70 family RNA polymerase sigma factor (MaGe:77308794) translates to MTRPPGRTSKPPLNGRRRSARAEPRGAADRSPSVSATLDTLIQRLLAEQSAFRAFLRKRLPDDALVEDLLQQSLVKAVERGHELNKRDSAVSWFYRILRNAVVDYYRSRAADRRKADGLLTELVASGEDKMPGLDEIRPALCACLVPLVSQLRPAYADLIRRIDLEEESPVAVAKDLNVTPNNLTVRLHRARQALRAMLEKSCGVCTKHGCLNCTC, encoded by the coding sequence ATGACGCGGCCTCCGGGGCGAACGAGTAAGCCGCCGCTCAACGGTCGGCGGCGAAGCGCACGCGCAGAGCCGCGTGGCGCGGCCGACCGGTCCCCTTCCGTTTCGGCGACTTTGGATACCCTCATCCAACGTCTATTGGCGGAGCAATCCGCCTTCCGAGCCTTTCTGCGCAAACGACTACCCGATGATGCGCTGGTCGAAGACCTGCTCCAGCAAAGCCTGGTCAAGGCGGTGGAGCGCGGCCACGAACTGAATAAGCGCGACAGCGCCGTCAGTTGGTTTTATCGCATCCTGCGGAATGCCGTGGTGGACTATTACCGATCCCGCGCCGCCGACCGCCGGAAAGCGGATGGCTTGCTGACTGAGCTGGTCGCCTCGGGGGAGGACAAGATGCCGGGGCTCGATGAAATCCGTCCGGCTCTCTGCGCCTGCCTCGTCCCGTTGGTGAGCCAGCTCCGTCCCGCCTATGCCGATCTTATTCGGCGCATCGATTTGGAGGAAGAGTCACCGGTGGCGGTGGCGAAGGATCTCAATGTCACGCCCAACAATCTTACCGTCCGCCTCCACCGAGCGCGCCAAGCCCTGCGTGCCATGCTTGAGAAATCGTGTGGGGTTTGCACCAAACACGGTTGCCTGAACTGCACCTGTTAG
- a CDS encoding Putative FMN reductase (Evidence 3 : Putative function from multiple computational evidences; MaGe:77308795), with product MSIQTITAKVESIKDLTHDVRQLDLRLVEPAAIEFKPGQFISFEMPHPETGRLVTRAYSIASTPSRPGLVTLLFNRVSGGPGSTLLYGFKEGDTARFKGPAGHFTLRDDPGRELLFVATGTGITPIWSMLLANAERPDPRPATLLWGLRSQRDLYYQEELAALVRTMPKLTTVLTLSRPDPGWSGETGRVQRLVEERVQSVAHLAAYLCGSGGMIADVTKTLQQKGLCPIYREKYYDAASGANE from the coding sequence GTGAGTATTCAGACGATCACAGCGAAAGTCGAGTCGATTAAAGATCTGACGCACGATGTGCGCCAGCTCGATTTACGCTTGGTCGAGCCTGCCGCCATTGAGTTCAAACCGGGGCAGTTCATTTCCTTCGAGATGCCGCATCCGGAGACGGGCCGCTTGGTTACGCGGGCCTACTCGATTGCGTCGACTCCCAGCCGTCCCGGCTTGGTCACGCTGTTGTTCAATCGCGTGTCGGGCGGACCCGGCTCCACGTTGCTCTATGGATTCAAGGAAGGCGATACGGCGCGATTCAAAGGGCCGGCAGGCCACTTCACGCTGCGCGACGATCCGGGACGCGAGCTGTTGTTTGTCGCCACCGGCACGGGGATCACGCCAATCTGGTCGATGCTGCTGGCGAACGCGGAACGGCCTGATCCCAGGCCGGCCACCCTGTTGTGGGGGCTGCGGAGCCAGCGGGATTTGTACTACCAAGAAGAGCTGGCCGCGCTCGTGCGGACGATGCCGAAGCTGACGACGGTGCTCACGCTGTCTCGCCCAGATCCTGGCTGGTCTGGAGAGACCGGCCGGGTGCAACGGCTGGTCGAAGAGCGCGTACAGTCGGTCGCGCATCTCGCGGCCTATCTCTGTGGCAGCGGCGGCATGATCGCCGATGTGACGAAGACGCTGCAGCAGAAGGGCCTGTGTCCCATCTATCGAGAAAAGTATTATGACGCGGCCTCCGGGGCGAACGAGTAA
- a CDS encoding Glucose-6-phosphate 1-dehydrogenase (MaGe:77308796) gives MPPQQVEPHVFVIIGATGDLTRRKLLPALYHLRDQGVLETNNTLIVGAALPEVGEDGFRLWAHEGLHQAGWHNNHELREWCDAYLYYHTIGRGTDADYVALALYIRRIEEKHAMPENRVFYLAVPPDIAANAIERLDRSGLLKGRGWVRVVFEKPFGHDFQSAHQLNATLHQYVDESQIYRIDHYLGKETVQNLLAFRFANPIFESLWKRDAISNVQITVAEDLGVEHRGAYYQQSGALRDMLQNHLTQLMTVVAMEVPASFDAAAIQSEKMKVLQSIAPIAPQDVVFGQYTSWQVGAQTIPGYREEPGVPPDSNTETYVAVKAEIPNWRWKGVPFYLRTGKRFPRKLTQIAVIFREAPAHVFPSIDPGSIASNKLLITLQPNEGFSLCFSVKSPGRPFTLSDHALQFDYQKAFGQLPEAYETLLRDVMIGDQTLFVSAEFTEKAWKLYDPLLTGKREVHFYSAGSWGPREADALVERQGHQWQLGW, from the coding sequence ATGCCGCCACAGCAGGTTGAGCCGCACGTCTTTGTTATCATCGGCGCCACGGGCGATCTCACCCGCCGCAAACTGTTGCCCGCGCTCTACCATTTGCGGGATCAGGGGGTGCTGGAAACCAACAACACGCTGATTGTGGGCGCGGCTTTGCCCGAAGTCGGCGAGGACGGGTTTCGGCTCTGGGCGCACGAAGGGTTGCACCAGGCCGGCTGGCACAACAATCACGAATTGCGCGAGTGGTGCGACGCCTATCTCTACTATCATACGATCGGCCGGGGGACGGATGCCGATTATGTTGCGCTCGCCCTCTATATCCGGCGCATCGAAGAGAAACATGCCATGCCGGAAAATCGTGTGTTCTATCTGGCCGTGCCGCCGGACATCGCGGCCAACGCGATCGAACGGCTGGATCGGTCGGGGTTGCTCAAAGGGCGTGGCTGGGTGCGTGTCGTCTTCGAAAAGCCGTTCGGGCACGATTTCCAATCGGCGCATCAGCTGAATGCCACCCTGCACCAGTATGTGGACGAATCGCAGATCTACCGGATCGATCACTATCTTGGAAAGGAAACCGTTCAGAATTTGCTGGCCTTCCGGTTTGCCAATCCGATTTTTGAATCGCTGTGGAAACGCGACGCGATTTCGAACGTGCAGATTACCGTGGCCGAAGACCTCGGCGTCGAACATCGCGGGGCCTACTACCAGCAGTCGGGCGCGCTGCGCGATATGCTGCAAAACCATTTGACTCAGCTCATGACGGTCGTGGCGATGGAAGTCCCGGCCTCGTTCGATGCGGCGGCGATTCAGAGCGAGAAGATGAAAGTGCTGCAGTCGATTGCGCCGATTGCGCCGCAAGACGTTGTCTTTGGCCAGTACACCTCCTGGCAGGTCGGCGCGCAGACGATTCCCGGCTATCGCGAGGAGCCGGGGGTGCCGCCGGACTCCAATACGGAAACCTATGTCGCGGTGAAAGCGGAGATTCCGAACTGGCGCTGGAAAGGCGTTCCGTTCTATCTGCGAACCGGGAAGCGCTTTCCCCGGAAGCTCACGCAGATTGCCGTCATCTTCCGCGAGGCGCCGGCCCATGTGTTTCCATCCATCGATCCCGGCAGCATTGCTTCCAACAAGCTGCTGATTACATTGCAGCCGAACGAAGGATTCTCGCTCTGTTTCTCCGTGAAGAGTCCTGGACGACCGTTCACGCTGAGCGACCATGCATTGCAATTCGATTATCAGAAAGCCTTCGGCCAGCTGCCCGAAGCCTACGAGACCCTCTTGCGCGACGTGATGATCGGAGACCAGACGCTGTTCGTCAGCGCGGAGTTTACGGAAAAGGCCTGGAAGTTGTACGATCCACTCTTAACCGGAAAACGCGAGGTCCATTTCTATTCCGCCGGCAGTTGGGGGCCGCGCGAGGCGGACGCGCTGGTGGAGCGACAGGGGCATCAATGGCAGCTCGGCTGGTGA
- a CDS encoding Putative NADPH-dependent oxidoreductase (Evidence 3 : Putative function from multiple computational evidences; MaGe:77308797), with protein MTGRRFESDGSRGLLNRRQLLKALGLLGAMAALDGSRGLAEALDPARPATGNIPTRLLGSTGVQVSALCFGGAHWGRIEDDAEAIRILHEAIDAGVTFLDNAWEYNGGRSEALMGKALQGRRQQVFLMTKVCSHGRDKKVALQQLDESLRRLKTDYLDLWQIHEVVYFDDPDRHFALGGAAEALLEAKRQGKVRFVGFTGHKDPKIHLKMLAQGFPFDTCQMPLNVFDGTYRSFEQEVLPVLAQRGIAPIGMKSLSGNAEPIKQGLVTPEEALRYVLSLPIASLVSGIDSRNVLRQNLDIVRRFVPMTTAEMHGLRTRVARYAMDGRFELFKSTNRYDGRIGRELHGL; from the coding sequence ATGACAGGACGACGGTTCGAGAGCGATGGCAGCAGGGGATTGCTGAACCGCCGGCAACTCTTGAAGGCGCTTGGCCTGCTCGGGGCAATGGCCGCCTTGGATGGCTCGCGCGGCTTGGCTGAGGCTCTGGACCCGGCGCGCCCTGCAACCGGGAACATTCCGACGCGCCTGCTGGGGAGCACCGGCGTGCAGGTCTCCGCGCTCTGTTTTGGCGGCGCCCATTGGGGGCGAATCGAAGACGATGCCGAGGCCATTCGCATTCTGCATGAAGCGATCGATGCAGGCGTGACGTTTCTCGATAATGCCTGGGAGTACAACGGCGGGCGATCCGAAGCGCTGATGGGGAAAGCCCTGCAAGGCCGCCGGCAGCAGGTCTTTCTCATGACCAAAGTCTGTTCGCACGGACGCGATAAGAAGGTTGCGTTGCAGCAGTTGGATGAATCGCTGCGCCGCCTGAAGACGGATTACCTCGATCTCTGGCAGATTCATGAAGTGGTCTATTTCGACGATCCCGACCGGCACTTCGCGCTGGGCGGCGCAGCCGAAGCCTTGCTCGAAGCGAAGCGGCAGGGTAAGGTGCGGTTTGTCGGATTTACCGGGCACAAAGATCCGAAGATTCATCTGAAGATGCTGGCTCAAGGCTTTCCGTTCGATACCTGTCAGATGCCGCTCAATGTCTTCGACGGCACCTATCGGAGTTTTGAGCAGGAGGTGCTGCCGGTTTTGGCGCAGCGGGGCATCGCTCCGATTGGCATGAAGAGCCTGAGCGGAAATGCCGAGCCGATTAAGCAGGGGCTTGTCACGCCGGAAGAAGCGCTGCGGTATGTGTTGAGTCTGCCGATCGCGTCGCTGGTCAGCGGCATCGATTCCAGGAACGTCTTGCGGCAGAATCTTGATATCGTGCGGCGCTTCGTTCCGATGACGACCGCCGAAATGCATGGCCTGCGGACTCGCGTGGCTCGCTATGCGATGGATGGGCGATTCGAATTGTTCAAATCCACCAACCGTTACGATGGCCGCATTGGGCGTGAGCTGCATGGTTTATAG
- a CDS encoding Phosphoribosyltransferase (MaGe:77308798) — MLFRDRRHAGVLLANRLQAYRGDHHIAILALPRGGVVVGQELSTALHLPLDVFITRTLAAPESPDYAVGAVSETGAIYLSREAVREMQLSLEDLDGLVTAQRRDINRRQLFYRKGRGLPQLQHRIVILVDDGAATETTLFATLDALSALNPLRIVVALPVAPLSIAERIRALVDECVILSTPEPFGSVGEFFEEFEQVTDNDVLRALHQANAAFVGSSRAWRMRSAIPPPKEVR, encoded by the coding sequence ATGCTGTTTCGCGATCGTCGCCATGCAGGAGTGCTATTAGCCAATCGTTTGCAGGCCTATCGAGGCGATCATCACATAGCCATACTTGCGCTGCCTCGCGGAGGGGTCGTGGTTGGCCAGGAATTAAGCACCGCGCTCCATTTGCCGCTGGACGTCTTTATCACCCGAACGCTTGCAGCGCCTGAGTCGCCGGATTATGCCGTCGGCGCCGTCAGCGAAACAGGAGCCATCTACCTCAGCCGGGAAGCCGTGCGCGAAATGCAGTTGTCTCTAGAAGATCTCGACGGGCTGGTTACCGCGCAGCGCCGCGACATCAATCGACGGCAGCTCTTCTATCGCAAGGGGCGCGGGCTGCCGCAGTTGCAGCATCGAATCGTGATCCTTGTGGATGACGGCGCCGCCACAGAGACCACGTTATTCGCCACGCTCGATGCGCTCTCCGCGCTGAATCCGTTGCGCATCGTCGTGGCTCTGCCGGTCGCGCCACTCTCGATAGCCGAACGCATCCGCGCGCTCGTGGACGAATGTGTCATCCTTTCGACCCCCGAGCCGTTTGGATCCGTCGGAGAGTTCTTCGAGGAATTCGAGCAGGTCACAGACAACGACGTACTCCGCGCTCTGCACCAAGCCAATGCGGCCTTCGTAGGCAGTTCCAGAGCTTGGCGCATGCGCTCCGCCATACCTCCGCCAAAGGAGGTACGATAG
- a CDS encoding Universal stress protein (MaGe:77308799): protein MKIVAGVDWSDEAFAAVTQLGLLYKPDEVLLVHGVDLGIFQSPLMAGAANLQGYDEFRNSMIDAGRQAVERGRTVLPADIPSVKTVSEPHHAASFILDNADALKADLIVVGTHDHSRLAELLIGSVSHQVLLHTRIPTLIVKGKARPISRVLLAIEGRDDAARAQAWLTAYPFRNPVTLTILSIIPSLTMVEPDIMAGYRTWYEEHRRQTERIVAEAATTFAGPQFTVTTQVRSGEPITAVCEEANGYDLLVVGSHGRTGVDRFLLGSVSHGIVHKAGCSVLVLR, encoded by the coding sequence ATGAAAATTGTCGCGGGCGTCGATTGGTCCGATGAAGCGTTTGCCGCCGTAACTCAATTGGGCTTGCTCTACAAGCCGGACGAAGTCCTGCTGGTTCACGGGGTGGATCTGGGGATCTTTCAGTCGCCGCTCATGGCCGGAGCGGCCAATCTGCAAGGGTATGACGAGTTTCGCAACTCCATGATCGACGCCGGGCGCCAGGCCGTCGAACGCGGACGAACGGTATTGCCCGCCGATATTCCTTCCGTGAAAACTGTGTCCGAGCCGCACCATGCCGCCTCGTTCATCCTCGACAACGCCGACGCCCTCAAAGCCGATCTCATTGTCGTTGGGACTCATGACCACTCACGTCTCGCGGAGCTGCTCATCGGCAGCGTGTCGCATCAGGTCTTGCTCCACACACGCATCCCAACGCTCATCGTCAAAGGCAAGGCCAGGCCCATCTCGCGCGTGCTCCTGGCCATCGAGGGCCGCGACGATGCCGCGCGCGCTCAGGCCTGGCTCACGGCATACCCCTTCAGAAATCCTGTGACGCTGACAATACTGTCGATCATCCCATCGCTCACGATGGTCGAGCCAGACATCATGGCTGGCTATCGCACTTGGTATGAGGAACACCGGCGCCAGACCGAGCGCATCGTCGCCGAGGCCGCCACAACCTTCGCCGGGCCACAGTTCACCGTCACCACTCAAGTCCGCTCGGGCGAGCCAATCACCGCGGTCTGCGAGGAGGCCAACGGGTACGATTTGCTCGTCGTCGGATCGCACGGACGGACCGGAGTAGACCGGTTCCTTCTCGGCAGCGTATCGCATGGCATCGTCCACAAGGCAGGCTGTTCCGTCCTAGTCTTACGGTAA
- a CDS encoding PPK2 domain-containing protein (MaGe:77308800) — protein MAAEGESTGKSKNNKEIREELSADGELLADELEIIPTAIPKQGDGYRRRESHPVDRAVAAIGAAGHALTDDDLIRINTRRGLLTLLKRKDVDLEEVRKTLLYDQELRQLQVELVRLQRWVQESGQRIAILVEGRDAAGKGGTIRRFTEHLNPRAMRVVALPKPTDQERGQWYFQRYIQQLPNKGEIVFFDRSWYNRAVVEPVMGFCSKKEHQRFLQQVTEFEHMLYEDGVTIIKFWFSISKEEQANRFEARRQNPLKQWKLSPVDEKAQELWDSYTRYKEEMFSKTHATFSPWIIVKANDKQSARLESLRYVLNLLPYKGKEETQIRLTPDPNIITRFHRKMVELDL, from the coding sequence ATGGCTGCTGAAGGCGAGTCGACCGGTAAATCGAAGAATAATAAAGAAATCCGAGAGGAATTAAGCGCCGACGGCGAACTGTTGGCCGATGAACTGGAAATCATTCCGACGGCGATTCCCAAACAAGGCGACGGCTACCGCCGGCGGGAATCCCATCCCGTCGATCGAGCCGTCGCTGCGATTGGCGCCGCCGGGCATGCGCTGACAGACGACGACTTGATTCGCATCAACACTCGACGAGGGTTATTGACGCTGTTGAAGCGGAAAGATGTCGACCTGGAGGAAGTGCGCAAGACCTTGCTCTACGATCAGGAGCTGCGGCAGCTTCAGGTCGAACTGGTTCGATTGCAGCGATGGGTGCAGGAGAGCGGGCAGCGGATTGCCATTCTCGTCGAAGGGCGCGATGCGGCCGGCAAGGGCGGCACGATTCGCCGCTTCACGGAACATTTGAATCCACGCGCCATGCGCGTCGTCGCGCTGCCGAAGCCCACGGATCAGGAGCGTGGCCAGTGGTATTTTCAGCGCTACATCCAGCAATTGCCCAACAAGGGTGAAATTGTGTTCTTCGACCGCAGCTGGTACAACCGCGCGGTCGTCGAGCCTGTGATGGGATTCTGCAGCAAGAAGGAGCACCAGCGGTTTCTGCAGCAGGTGACAGAGTTCGAGCACATGCTGTACGAAGACGGTGTCACCATCATCAAGTTCTGGTTCTCCATCTCCAAGGAAGAGCAAGCAAATCGGTTTGAAGCGCGCCGGCAGAATCCTCTCAAACAGTGGAAGCTGAGTCCGGTCGATGAGAAAGCGCAAGAGCTCTGGGATTCCTACACGCGCTATAAAGAGGAAATGTTCAGCAAGACGCACGCCACTTTCAGCCCCTGGATTATTGTGAAGGCGAACGACAAGCAGTCCGCGCGGCTTGAGAGCCTGCGCTATGTGTTGAATCTTCTGCCCTACAAAGGCAAAGAGGAGACGCAGATTCGTCTGACACCGGATCCCAACATCATCACGCGTTTTCATCGCAAGATGGTGGAACTCGATTTGTGA
- a CDS encoding conserved exported protein of unknown function (Evidence 4 : Unknown function but conserved in other organisms; MaGe:77308801) yields MRVRRSMIVGGALLTLVGLMSAPRVSFGADQSKAKELIQQNCVQCHRMEGQADSRFNLKAPDLIWAGSKYNRDWLIRWLTGKEAPLYVKGYRWDQSQDAHKHVTVSEAEANGIADYLVEHNKDSRVKVGGFDLAKVTKFDAAFGGIAYKAHACLGCHTVEENGKLIGGQQSAALEKAGQRYNQDWLFRFGLNPQDFAPHSGEFLADATEPQLRAVIGYLMVQGVPDFKYYEPWTSPEFSKASSGRGKVIYKEYCMQCHGATGKGDGPAAATLEPKPAIHANINFSEVPTEYLYNMINHGGAAMGKSANMPYWGLTIGQQGVADVMAYLKTTFKGPK; encoded by the coding sequence ATGAGAGTGAGACGGAGCATGATTGTCGGAGGGGCATTGCTGACGTTGGTGGGACTGATGTCGGCTCCACGAGTGTCGTTCGGAGCCGACCAATCGAAGGCGAAAGAGTTGATTCAGCAGAACTGCGTCCAATGCCATCGGATGGAAGGCCAGGCCGACTCCCGGTTCAACCTCAAGGCACCCGATCTTATCTGGGCAGGGAGCAAGTACAATCGGGACTGGCTGATTCGATGGCTGACCGGTAAAGAGGCGCCCTTGTACGTCAAAGGGTATCGCTGGGATCAATCGCAAGATGCGCACAAGCATGTGACGGTCTCGGAGGCTGAGGCCAACGGGATTGCCGATTATCTGGTGGAACACAATAAGGACTCGCGTGTGAAAGTCGGCGGGTTCGACCTGGCCAAAGTGACGAAGTTCGACGCGGCGTTCGGCGGAATAGCTTACAAGGCTCATGCCTGTCTCGGCTGTCATACGGTCGAGGAAAACGGGAAGCTCATCGGCGGGCAGCAGAGCGCCGCCTTGGAGAAAGCCGGACAACGGTACAACCAGGATTGGCTGTTCCGTTTCGGGTTGAATCCGCAGGACTTTGCGCCGCACAGCGGCGAGTTTCTCGCCGATGCGACGGAGCCGCAACTGCGCGCGGTGATTGGATACTTGATGGTGCAGGGCGTGCCGGATTTTAAATATTACGAGCCTTGGACGAGCCCGGAATTTTCCAAGGCCAGCTCCGGGCGCGGCAAAGTGATTTATAAAGAGTACTGCATGCAGTGCCACGGAGCGACTGGGAAAGGCGACGGGCCGGCCGCGGCCACGCTGGAGCCGAAGCCGGCGATCCACGCCAATATCAATTTCAGCGAAGTGCCGACGGAATATCTCTACAATATGATCAATCATGGCGGTGCCGCGATGGGCAAATCCGCCAACATGCCCTATTGGGGGCTGACTATTGGACAGCAGGGTGTGGCGGATGTCATGGCCTATTTGAAGACGACGTTCAAAGGGCCGAAGTAA
- a CDS encoding Putative Sulfite:cytochrome c oxidoreductase, subunit B (Evidence 3 : Putative function from multiple computational evidences; MaGe:77308802) produces MRRSLPLIGLFVLGLAGLAAMTAAQEDDLASVSAALAPRAEGLIIARCSVCHSPDLIAQQRLPKDRWAATVDKMKHWGAEITDDEAELLVRYLSARYHPAAPDQLPPFDHELRNAEPLTQEPEDTGPPVGLAARGAGIFEHNCQACHGAGATGGMGPKLAKNPILKHDDLFWETVLHGRGPMPAWGSVLSAQDIADVHTWLLTK; encoded by the coding sequence ATGAGGCGGAGCCTTCCACTTATCGGCCTATTCGTCTTGGGTCTCGCAGGGTTGGCGGCGATGACCGCGGCGCAGGAAGACGATCTGGCGTCGGTGAGCGCCGCGCTGGCGCCACGCGCGGAAGGATTGATCATCGCGCGTTGTTCCGTCTGCCACAGTCCCGACTTGATTGCGCAGCAGCGGTTGCCGAAAGACCGCTGGGCGGCGACCGTCGACAAAATGAAGCATTGGGGAGCGGAGATTACCGACGATGAAGCCGAGTTGCTTGTGCGGTATCTCTCCGCCCGCTATCACCCGGCTGCGCCGGATCAGCTGCCGCCCTTCGATCATGAATTGAGAAACGCGGAGCCGTTGACGCAAGAGCCCGAGGACACCGGTCCGCCCGTCGGTTTGGCGGCCAGAGGCGCGGGCATCTTCGAGCATAATTGCCAGGCCTGTCATGGCGCCGGAGCGACCGGAGGGATGGGGCCGAAGCTGGCGAAGAATCCGATCTTGAAACATGACGATCTGTTCTGGGAAACGGTGTTGCATGGGCGCGGCCCGATGCCGGCTTGGGGATCGGTGCTGAGCGCACAAGATATTGCCGACGTCCATACTTGGTTACTGACGAAATAG